Part of the Mercenaria mercenaria strain notata chromosome 8, MADL_Memer_1, whole genome shotgun sequence genome is shown below.
tcacagctcaaggtcaaaggtttaccctttcactatccataacagtggcgggggatttagctgtctttcagattgcCTTGTGGATAATATAACATGCAAAGGCATCAAACCCTACCCACCATTCTTGTAATAGTTTATTACTTAAAACTGAATAAGCCCATAatgtttattatgaaataaatattaataaaacaacttttggttaatattattgtacatgtataaccaGCTGCATATTACTATATAAGAAAATTTAGTCCATAATATCGAGATATTGGGACAGGGACAGgtctcctgtattttggaaaaaggacacttcaaaatttggacctaagggtcctgggactcttgggttttcaggtctagtggaacccctgcaCCTGACCCCTTTTAGGGTCTGCGagtactgaaaatagaaaagcctttaaatgacttcttctcattaaccaTTTACTTGATCTTCATTAGACTTGGTAGGTAGCATCATTGTAATGTCCTCttccaattttgtacaaattggGCACTCAGGTCCCTCGTAGGGACCACTACAGctgattttaaaatagaaaaaaaaccatttaaacagtttcttcatatgaactgcttgataggaCCTTATCAGATtttgtctgtaacatcattagaagatcctctccaaaatttgttacACATCATAcctgagaagaaaaaaaaattgtttgattaTAGTAGATCTACATTTTCATCCTTTCAAACTAGTGGGGGACTTAGGTCCCTTGAAGACTTGTTGAGAGACGCCAACTTCTACAAGTTTGGGTCCCTCTTGTACACCACTGAAAAAAGTTCTTGTAATCGcctgcttgatgaatcttcatcaaattttgtcTGTAGCAAAATTGTACAGTACTCTCCCATATTTATAAGCCCaaaggacgtattatgttatgatgccggTGTCCCTCGatccgtccgtctgttagcaatttcgtgtcctcGCTGTAACTCTTTAACCCTTGAAGGGTTtcgatgaaacttgacacaaatgttcaccacatcaagagaatgtgcagagtgcatgttctggatggttcgcttcaaggtcaaggtcacacttaggggtcaaaggtcatatgactttgttttgtgtccgctctgtaacttttgaactgcttgaaggattttcaagacacttggcataaatgttcattacattaagacaacatgcagagagcatgttttggatggcttgcttcaaggtcaaggtcacacttaagggtcaaaggtcatacctgaaccccttgaaggatttcgaagaaacttgccacaaatgtccaccacattgAGACAACCTGCAGAGCGCATGatctggatggctcgctttaagatcaaggtcgcacttaggggtcaaaggtcataccttcgggcgtttattgctctgcattgtggtgctcttgttttcaaatcATTAATGTGGGCAGTTGGCCCATTTAAAGGCCATAAGAACTAATAGTAGAGaacattttaaattactttatctcatgaaccacttcatAGATCTGAATCAAgcttggtctttagcatcattgtaaggtcctgtAATGAATTTACTCAGTTGAGGGCATTTAGCCGCTTGAAGGGACTgctagatttaaaaatagaaaacacttttttttttttaaatcaacttCTCATAACTCGCTTGTTAGATCTTCATCAATCTTGGTCTTTTGCACCATTTTAAGGTCTTCTCCCAGATTTGTTCAAAGGGAGCAGTTGGCCCCTTACAGGggcctctagagctaaaaatagaaaaaactaaatCAGAAAGTAGGCCACTAGATGATTTGATTGAAAAAGCTTGTTTATATACTAGCAAAAGCCATACTTTTTTgcttaattttcatgaaattttcttTATAAAACCTTAATGAAGTTATGAAGTTAAAAACGCAGTCAGCTAGAATAGAATTCTTCATGAAATCATTGAAAAAGTTAGTTAATATTCTGCCtaataaattaacgaaaaaatgaaaaagtagggGGATTGAATAGTTCTTAGTACCTGTCAGTCAGTACTACAGTTTAGATCTGCAAAACCCGccagtgtttgtgggcataatatctcggccaagttcgataaccagccaaatcacctTTACGCTTGTCtgctctttaagtcgaacagttttcatctgatcttcatcaaacttgctgacaatgtttgtgggcataatatctctgccaagtttgataaccacccaaattgccataggcattcttggattatggcccttggattaggccaagttcgatgacaggcatattttgtgacagtctggcactcttgttgagtTCTGACTTCCTTACCTGTTTAAACACCAGTTTTAGGGTTTATAGGTCTGTTCTCTTTAATTCAATAGGTCTGTCCAAGTTTTGTCCAGTCAGCAATTTTGTCAGGCATGAATAGATTTTCAGATAACTAATTAATGCATAAAGTACCGTTTACTTTAAATGCTAACAACTTTTTCTCTCATTTCAGGTTATTGCCAGCTGCTAAGACAATGGGCGAGGTTTTCTTCACAGCACAGAACACAAGCAGGTTATATAAGAAGTTTTCCACAAACTGGTACCCTGCAGCAAGGTTGTTGTACCAGTCAGATATTGCATCATTGTAGGATAGGATCTTACAGACAGTACTGCACTACGGCAGAAGAAATTGCAGAAGAGGATGAGGATTTGGTGGAAGTCCCAAGTTTATCACTTCATCAGAAAAGAACAAATATTCTCGCTAAATTTAGAACAGAGCATAATGACCCTGTGAGTTTGAAtaacttttattagctcacctgtcacaaagtgacaaggtgagcttttgtgattgcgcagcgtccgtcgtccgtgcgtgcgtaaacttttgcttgtgaccactctagaggtcgcatttttcatgggatctttatgaaagttggtcagaatgttctccttgatgatatctaggtcaagttcgaaactgggtcacgtgcggtcaaaaactaggtcagtaggtctaaaaatagaaaaaccttgtgacctctctagaggccatatatttcacaagatcttcatgaaaattggtcagaatgttcaccttgatgatatctaggtcaagttcgaaactgggtcacgtgccgtcaaaaactaggtcagtagatctaaaaatagaaaaaccttgtgacctctctagaggccatatatttcaaaagatcttcatgaaaattggtcagaatgttcaccttgatgatatctaagtcaagttcgaaactgggtcatgtgccttcaaaaactaggtcagtaggtcaaataatagaaaaaccttgtgacctctctaaaggccatatttttcacaagatcttcatgaaaattggtcagaatgttcatcttgatgatatctaggtcaagtttgaaaatgggtcacgtgcggtcaaaaactaggtcagtaggtctaaaaatagaaaaaccttgtgacctctctaaaggccatatttatgatgggatctgtatgaaagttggtctgaatgttcatattgatgatatctaggtctagttcgaaactgggtcatgtgcggtcaaaaactaggtcagtaggtctaaaaatagaaaaaccttgtgacctctctagaggccatacttataaaaatttgtcagaatgttcattttgatgatatctaggtcaaattagaaagtggatcacgtgctttcaaaaagtaggccagtaggtcaaataatggaaaaaccttgtaacctctatagaggccatatttttcatgggatctgtttgaaagttgatctgaatgtttatcttgatgatatataggtcaagtttgaaactgggtcgactgctgtcaaaaactagatcagtaggtcttaatatagaaaaaccttgtgacctctctagaggccatacccttgaaaagatcttcatgaaaattggtcagaatgttcaccttgatgatatctaggtcaggtttgaaactgggccacgtgccatcaaaaactaggtcagtaggtcaaataataaaaaaaccttttgacctctatagaggccatagttttcatgggatctgtatgaaagttgttctgaatgttcatcttgatgatatctaggtcaagtttgaaattaggtcaactgctgtcaaaaactaggtcagtaggtctaaaattagaaaaatcttttgacctctctagaggccatatttttcaatggatcttcatgaaaattggtctgaatgttcaccttgatgatatctaggtcagtttctaaactgggtcacgtgcggtcaagaactaggccagtaggtataaaaatagaaaaaccttgtgacatctctagaggccatatttttcaatagatcttcatgaaaattagtgagaattttcactgtgatgatatctaggtcaagttcaaaacagggtcatgtacctttgaaaactaggtcaataggtcaaatattagaaaaaccttgtgacctctctagaggccatatttttcaatggatcttcatgaaaattggtcagaatttttatcttgatgatatctaggtcaagtttaaaactgggtcacatgagctcaaaaactaggtcactatgtcaaataatagaaaaaacgacgtcatactcgaaactgggtcatgtgggaacaggtgagcgattcaggaccatcatggtcctcttgttaagatATGTGGATTTCTTATTAGGGAAGCCTATTTTTAGATCAGATACGACAGTCTcagaatttagaaaacattatGCAATACTGAAGTCTTTATTTGACAGTTGTCTTGACTGAGATAGATCTTTATTAAGTTGTTATGGTATGTCTGGTGAACTGATAGATAATGCTTTGGTTTATCAATAAGTAGTACGGGTTGTAAAAGGATTTTCAATAAGAATTAAAGTTATCACTAAAAACTAGAATAATCCTTTAGATACATGTATGCCATAAAGCTGACTATCTTACTGTTGTTTTTCAGACAAATCACACAATTGATGATGAAGGAATGTTTTATAAAGTTCCTCATGATGAATATGAAAAGTATGTACAAAATAAACAGTGGCCAGGATATAACAAACAGGTACAGACTTTTTAACTTGACTATTCAAGAGagtaggtagagctattgcactcatcTGTTTATCGCCATCCGCCTCAGTGTTAGGGTTAGTGTCAGGAGTTGTTTAAgtgtttgtatgtaagttggtttCTCAGTAATAGAAAATAGTTGAAACTTAACACAGTGTGATCTGGCATCTGCTAGATCTGTGCTATTGTGGCCACCGCGTCTGTCGTAAGTTGTTCATCAAGTGGTTCTTGTTTGTCTggcccaaatttaatgaaacttggtcagaatgttaccttcaataaaatctgatTATTAGGTCACCTGGGGTTAAAACTAGACCTCTAGGTCAGTTAATTGGAAATGTTTACAGTCTATAGGGGCTATTTTTTACTTCATCTTCATAAGattgatcagaatgtttctcttaaGGAAATCTAAATCAGATTTATAACTGGGGTTGCGTGAGGTCTTGtactagctcactaggtcaaatcatagaaaaacctggttAACTCTCTACATTCCACATTTTCCCTCTGATCTtaataaatctttgtcagaatgtttttctctacTAAATCTAggtaattttcaaaagttgattacatgaggtcaaaaactagatcattggttaaattgaaaaaaaaaaacttttcaattcTCAATTCTACTGGAGAAATTAAGACTTTTTGAGAATGTTTGTATGTTTGAAATCCGGTGAAAAATGCGTGTcgcatgaaataaaaaataaggtcacttggtcaaatcataggaaaatcttgttaacactctagaagccacattttcaaATTGATTCCCGTAATACTTTGTCTGAAAATTTGTATCTGTATATCTATGATAtctaagtttaaaactgggttacctgaggtaaaaaactaggttactaggtaaaatcataaaaaacaCCTTGCAAACATGTAAGAGGCCACAATTTCTGCttcatcattttaaaactgtcagaatgtttgttgctATGAAATCTCAAAAAAGTTAAATGCtttgttcaaagaattgtctCTAAGAAATCTGGACCAGGTTCAAAACTGTGtaaaaaaagtcaaggtcactgtgactcaCAACATACACCCAGTTGCCTCCAACTGGCCATCATGTTGCTGGAGGAGAATGTGTGTCACAAACAGCTCTTGGTCATACTTACACCTGAAACATGAAATCTGTTGGAACAACTTACTTGTTGCACTTTTATAAtggaacatttaaatattttaatgtatgaTTGGTCATTTAGTCATATTTTACAGGTGAAGAGTTTTCAAGAGAGTGTGATCATGGTTCGCCGACCAGCTCTGGAGGCCTTTGATTTCATTGATAATGCCAATTTGGATTATCCACCAATGAAACTTATGTTCTGTATCCTTTAGAAGCTTATAAAAAGGTACAGCTTGTCTGTTTAATACCGTCGGTAGACCACAAGTTTGCCAGTCTGGGGGTCATAGGTTCAAATCCAGAACAAGGTATATGTTCTCTGTGGTGATTACCTCAAgacagtaagtcaaaggtcattcATCATTCAACTCTTGATTCAGTGAATTGTCATTAACTTGCATAGAACAGATAGTACCAAGGAATCTGTGAACATTGGTCAGCTGACCACCTTATATACAATacctgaatactgttgaaaaaaaaaaaaaaaaaaaaaaaaaacgaaaacaaaaacagTTAAGACTCgcaaaacccaaaaaaatgtataatgaagCAAGAAATGTTTCTCATTGCATAGATGACCAGGGCctggttgttcgaaactttaactggctgttaaactaacctcTGATTAAATTTTGGTTCAGAATACTAAACTTGATGGGACACACTAgtttgatgttttgattttattgtaaaaattttcCAGTGTTTAAAATTCTtacctcatacatttgtttttcaaagtcttctgaaatgccgaaaaataaccctaaaagttaatcaaccattagcttaatcgcctgttaaagtttggAACAACTGGGCACACAGCTGATAGCTTGATTATATTAAAACATCCGTAGAATCCTTCAGTAGAGGTCTTCTAAATGTACCAAGTTTATAGATTGACGGTATTAAAACATCTACATCAGTCTTCATATTGTTATAAAGCAAGCGAATGAACTCAAAATATACTGCTAGTTATAACACATTACTTCCTTAACACATCACTAGATGGAAAACCAGGAAGTGGGAAAACTATGACAATGGCACATGTTATTCATCGCTATGCTAAACTAGGCTGGTTAACTATACATTTTCCAAGTAGTaagtataaaaacaatttttttttcatttgaaagcTAGGAATTAAAGCTATACATTAATAGTTGGAACTGGAAAGTTGAATATTGTATACAAAGAGGTTTTAATATAAGATATTTATAACAaggagaaaaaaaataagaactgAAAACcaatattgtatacatgtatctctaaaatGAAATAACTGCGTCATCTGACTTTATGCTTTACTtattgtaccccctgacaacaaagttgtaagggggggtatactggtttcaggttgtctgtctgtctgtctgtctgtccgtctgtctgtctgtccgtctggtcatctgtccgtctgtccgtagatgcaatcttgtgcgcaccatctctccttatccccttgacagaatttaatgaaacttcacacaagtgatcagtaccaacagtagttgtgcatggggcatgttaggttcttttagaaaaaaaatttgcagagttatgggactttgtttttttgttactatactatatacatagacacaatcttgtgcacaccatctctcctcatccccttgacacaatttaatgaaacttcacacaactgatcagtaacaacagtagttatgcatggggcatgttaggttctttcagcgacaaaaattgcagagttatgggactttgtttcttgttaacatactatgtacatacagtctgcatatgcagtcttgtacgtgcctaatctaccaaacccttgcacacaatttaatgaaacttcacacaagtgatcagtaccaaccctagttgtgcatggtgcatgttacattcttttagataaatattctgcatagttatgggactttgttttttgttactatactgtatacatacagtctatatacatacagtccacataattatgcagtcttgtgtgtgtcaaattgcagtgtactgtgttagtgcatgcggggggtacattcatcacctttagtgatagctctagttatgaaagattgtttttgcattttatgtGAAACATTTTGGAGTATGTTTTGTCACAGATTCTTTTTAACAGCATTTCAAATTTAGTAGACagcttttctacatattttacataGTGTACAAgtgtttttgtaaacaaataccaTGTAGATCTCTCAGAATCACTGGGGgctccgtggccgggtggttaaggtcgccaacttcaaatcacttgcccctcacagatgtgggttcaagccttagtcagggtgttgaattcttcgagctggcttatggaaggtttgttgttctacccaggtgcctgcccatgatgaaataatgcacagaggggcacctggggtcttcctccaccatcaaagatggaaagtcgccatatgacctataattgtgtctgtgcgacgttaaagccAACAACACAAAAAACTCAGAATCACTTTGCTTTTCTATACAATTCAGTTGGTAGGATGTGTTTCTGGGACATTTTTGATGGGTTAAGAGTCAAAGTGACacaatatgagctgcgccatgagaaaaccaacatagtggctttgcgaccagcatggattcatgctgttcgctttcaaagcctattgcaattagagaaaccagtagcgaacagcatggctcctgaccagactgcacggacgtgcaggctggtctggatccaagctggttgcaaagccactatgttggttttcttgtggcacggctcatataggtcatatggcaactctTATAGCTTTTGACAATGGAAGACGTTTCAGGCATGAGTGGGCACCTATGTTGAACCACCGCCATTCcatgagccagctggatggtttctctGCATGAAGaaaggttttgaacccacacctgtgagaggcaagtgattcaaagtcagccaTCTTAACCATTCGATCAAGGAGACCCCTGGGTCTGGGTTTACTTGTGTAAGGAAAGAACTTGAAGCACTGTCTTAACCTTGCATTATCATAAGAGGACACTTATGaattataaaagttttgatttcatactttatatttttatgatgtaATTGAGATATAAAACCAAAACTGTTAGCCCTTTTTGGTGCCTTTTAATCTGTACTACGTTGAGGCACcatgaaataaatcaaatcaacaatTCAGCTTATTAGTATTATATCTTGATAACAAAATGATTATTTGCAGTGATTGAATGGTTACGATACAGAAAAACCAAGCCGCGAGAATATTCGATGTCATCATACAAAGAAGGTCGCTTTGACTACACAGATGATGCTATGGAATGGCTAGGATACTTCAAAAAACAGAATGCAcatcttttacaaaatattaaagtaaggagcatattttataaagacaatATTCAGGCTTCAGGAATGTGTTTATAgcatacttacaaaatatcaacaaTGAATTTAAGTTTACAGGGCAAGAGGAGATagcagttgaaaaaaaatacaaccaTATGGGGGCTTTATTGGAGTCACACATGTCTCTCCATTAGTTGATCAATTgatctgtctgtctgtaaatcCGTGTCCAATCCATATCTTTTGAACAGGTGGGAAGATTTTCATATCACTTGCATCAGTTAGTAACTCATCAAGATGAAATGCAGAGTGCATAACCCAGGTCATTAGGTTTAAGTACAAGGTCACACTTTGGATGTCAAATTGCTTACCTTTATGTCTGTTCCATACTGTCTAAACAGTcaagatcaaaaaaaaaaaaacagcattacaTTGTAGTTATTTATCTCAACAAGAAGACATGCAGAACGCTCAACCAAAAGCGCTAGATTCAAGGTCAGGAtcacacttaaggtcaaaggtcaaatatctTAACTTTGTGTCCACCCCATATCttctaatttcataaaattagcatcagTTGTTAACACGTCGAGATGACATGCGGAGTGCATGATCCAGGTCACCTTTAAAGGTCATTGACAAAGATTAAATAGCTAAAATTTATATGCACTCATCTTTACCACCGGAAGATTTTTCATAATATGAGCATAAGTTATTAACCTCATTGTGACAATATGAAGAGTGCACATCATAGGTCACaaggatcaaggtcacacttgaaggtcaaaggtcatgacaCAACATTTTACATTCCATGTATCGAAGCAGCTTCTTGGGGTATTAATCACTTTTAGCATTAGCTCTAGTTTTGTCATCTGTATTCACAAGGAAATTTAGTTCAGCTTGTACCACTGAGGCAGGTGTTTCTATTCATTAATTACtgagaaaatttatttatttattttgaatatataaattaGCTCTCACTGTTTGACAATGCGGATATTATGTTATGTCACATTTATACAATCTGATTAAAGTCATCTCCCAAAATGCTTTCAAGGGTAGAAGtcaatatttaacattaaaatctttatttagcTGAGATCTCAGGAAACTATGTTCTATTTTCAGAACAAATTGGGGGGAAAATGTCCATTAACACCCATGCTTCTGTCTCCATGGAAATGTACATGCACACATAATCTATGTATTCAAATATGCACAGATGAAACATGAATGTGTTTGTAAAAACACAGATGTCACAAACAGATACAAACAACAAGTTAGAAATCCAATACTTACTTCAACGTCCCTAAAGCAGTTGTTACAGCTAATGATTGGATTtgtatactttcattttaaacataattatagctCTTTTTTCCAAAATATGTTTAGTAACAACTATgcatatgagctgtgccatgagaaaaccaacatagtggctttgcgaccagcatggatccagaccagcctgtgcattcgcgcagtctggtcaggatccatgctgtttgctgtcaaagtctattgcaatcaGTCTATTTCGGCTCATATACATTATGATATTCAAAAGGGTTGGA
Proteins encoded:
- the LOC123565388 gene encoding 28S ribosomal protein S29, mitochondrial-like → MKNKERFPYMQYSICQLPWTYGSVEKFVTNIRIMKKSLSLCRSYCQLLRQWARFSSQHRTQAGYIRSFPQTGTLQQGCCTSQILHHCRIGSYRQYCTTAEEIAEEDEDLVEVPSLSLHQKRTNILAKFRTEHNDPTNHTIDDEGMFYKVPHDEYEKYVQNKQWPGYNKQVKSFQESVIMVRRPALEAFDFIDNANLDYPPMKLMFYGKPGSGKTMTMAHVIHRYAKLGWLTIHFPSMIEWLRYRKTKPREYSMSSYKEGRFDYTDDAMEWLGYFKKQNAHLLQNIKTTKEYVWSQREKSLEGTELLDIIDFGISRRKYASDCIGVIFREIKLKASEKQLKVLVAVEGVNGFWKNTTIKEQKQLVSALQVSTFQHFLKLFQPDWTNGVCVGTVCADVEALDTELDRHKTPYTPHSLLKKQGFEFMDPFIPVLVPEYSSKEAHNCIDYYIERKWIIKPRALTEEGKKELMMLSNKNPFKLMEISTWW